Sequence from the Leptospira noumeaensis genome:
TTTTTGCACAGGCCGACAGCGCTGGTCTTGGAAATATTGTTCAAATTGATCAGAACAACGGAGAACCATATTTAACTCGAGAATTTGAGGAAGAAAGTGGACTCGTCGATATTTTAGAAGATTACGAGGACGAAGTTTTCTGGCAAGCTCTGATTGAAAGACTGGCACATAGGGATTTTTTACGTCACTACGGAGAAACTGCTATCTCTCAAATGGCAATCGAAGAACGAATCGAAAAGGAAACTCCTTTCCATGACAAGTGGGCAACCGAGTTTCACGAAAACGGTCTCGAAAATTTAAAAATCTAATTTGTATTTCAGGAAAAGAAATCGCGCGGAAATCATCACAAAACAACCGCTATATTAAAAACCTTCTTGTTGTTTTTTAAGTTTAGGCCAAAGTAGTTTATCTTCTCTTTCTTTTTTCTTCATCATTGATTCACTGAGTCTTGTGCGTAAAATATATTCTATTTGGTCTTTTGTATGAGCGGTTATACGTTCAGCATCCGTTACATTTCCCAAATCTCTTAACAATAATTCAATATTCTCATAAGCATTTTCATTCAAAAAGTCTCCATTGGATGGTAATCCCGGAATTCGGTTCCAAGTTTTGATGGCTTCCGATTGGAGTTTAGAATCCTTTCTTATGGTGCCTGATTCCCAAAGGACACGTCCTTTTTCAAAGTATCCATCCTTTAAACGATAACCTTTCGGTGATTTCGAAATCAATGTTTCTAAAATATCAATTCTTTTCTTAGAATATGCTTCTTCTACATCTTTGTTCGTGAATAATTTTTTATCTTGTAATAGTTTCTTATATTTTGTTTCCACTCGCCTGAGCGTTTCATAACGTAAAGTTTGTTTTTGTTCCGGTGTTGCCACTTTCAAATATTCTTTAGCTTGGAAGTATTGTTCAAGAGCACGGCCTTGAATTTCATAAATGTTTTCGATTGTGAAAAGGATTTCTGTACCGGTATTGGTTCCAAGATTTTGGGACAAAGCTGCCATCATTTGGCGAAGGAAATCTTCTTTGTTTAAGTTCTCTTGAAAATAATCAATGGCAAAATAACTAGGATCACCACTGAAAGGATAAGCTAACCTCTGCAAGTTTTCATAATACAAATCACGAACAAACAGGTTCAAATCCCCTTTGTCTGGATCGTAACCCATATAACGAGAGATAAATTCATCCAATTGTTTTTCTTTTTTTTGTTTTAGAGTTTTGTCCAAATATTTGTTTCGATCTTCTTTGGACATAGAAAGTGGAGATTTTGGTTCCGCTTCTCCTTCTTTGGAAACTCGCATGGTAATTGGAGGAGATAACTCTTCACCTTTGCGAAACTCCTCAATGATTCGGTTTCGTTCTTTGTGCACAAACAAATTGTCTTCAGCTGTTTCTATATCTATTCGAAAAGGGTCACGAATCCCTTTTACTGTAGGGAGAACGTCTTTAACAATGATGTCTTCATAATCACGGTTTCTTTTGATATAGGAATCAGCAACACCCGAGTTCTCATTGATTTGGTCATAATCATTCTTAAATTGTTTTCGTAAAGAGGAGGTTCCCTCCAAATCTTTGACTAACTCTTCCCACTGGCTTCCCTTGTATTTGCCTTTGGAAAATCCGTTCCCGTCGCCCCCTTCTCCCTCTTCGCCTTCACCAGGTTCACCGGCAGAATCTGAATTTCCAGTTTCGCTCATCGAATTTCCAAAACTCATTTGAAAACTGAGCTCTTTTTCTTCTTCCCTTTCGTAAATCCAAGGTGGGCCACAAAGTGTTTTTTGGTAAGGAGAGTCTGAATGGTTGAAAGAATAGATAATTAATGTTATGTGGGAGACTACAGAAATATAAAGAGCAATATAAAATCGACTATCAAATAGAAATTTACGAATTCCTTTTAACATAGAAGTAAAACACTAAACCAACAATACCCATATACAAATAAGAAAGTAAATTTCCATACAATCTGTAAAAAGTCATTTCACCAGGAATTACTTGTACTTTTTTGCGAATGACGGCAGATGTTTCTATAGGAGTAAAATCATTATCTACATTACTACCAAGATGGTCTGTAAATACAGACGTACCTGAGTTAGTGGAACGAACAATCCATTTACGAAATTCGATCGCACGAAGCCTACCCAAGGTATGGTGTTGGTAGGTTTCTACGGAATTTCCATACCATTTATCATTTGTCACATTGACAATAAAATCAGGATCACCCGAAAACTTTCTTACGAATTCAGAGATGATGACTTCATAACAAATTAAAGGTAAAAAACTTCCGATCTGTTTTTCTTCCGTTTTGTCTTTGGAATAGTATTCGCGAACTCCAGCCGGTCCTATGGTTACCGTATCTTCAAAATGAAGGTTTTTTGTTTGGGAAGAGGGAGTTTTTCTTGCTTCATAATAGGGAATCAAACTCAAACTTGTTCCAGGTGCAAACTGTCCGGTTTGTCCAGATAAAGCATACATCCACTCGAAAGGCATATACTCACCAAAGATCAGTAAAAAAACTTTTTGGTAACTGTTCCTTCTTTCGCCATTGGGATTCATTAAAACAGAAGAGTTATACATTCGAACATCTCGTCTGGAAAAACGGCCAGGAAGGGCTTCTGGGACAACATCTGCATCTAACTCATTATAGAATAAATTGGTTCCATGCCTTAGAGCAAGGATAGCCATTAATGATTCAAACTGGTGCCAATAAATCCTACTGTAACGAGTGATTTCCGTATCGTGGGTTGTAAAAAAAGGAATTCCCGACTCTGGTAAAACCACTAGATCCACTGGTTTCTCTGCAAGTTCACGTTCCACAATGGAATCAATCCGAGTCATAAGATTTCGAATTTCTTCTACAGGATTTCTACCATCCCGAAACTCCAATGGTGCATTGGGTTGGACAACTAACACTTCTCTTTCGGAGATTGGTTTTACTTTGGACCATTTTTGGAATAAATAAAATCCGTTCCCAAAAAATAAAATCAGAACCAAAACAAAACTGAGGCCACCAAATAAAATTTTTTTTTGAAACCCTTTGTGTTTAGAAAGAAAATTTGTCAGTAGCCGAAAAAACGTTTTTGGTTTCCTGAATGAAAACAAATAATAAGAAACAAAAAATAAAAAAGCAGACAGGCCGTATGCGCTCGCATACTCCGCGTTTTGTGCCAAAATTTGATTTTCTGCCACAACATTTCCAAAATACCATGGAAACACTTGGGGAGTAAAAAATTCAGCAAATAGAATGGATACAGAAGCAATGACAGGGAAAAATTTTCCCACTCGTTTGGCTAAAAAAGAAAAAACCAAAAGATAAACTGGAAATTTAAAATTAAGAAGGATCGCAGAGCCAATAAATATGGGGACTGCCAAATACCAATCAAATCCACCGAAAACAGTGGTCATATGGTAAACCCAATGGAAGGAAACTAAATAAAATAGAATAGAAAAACCAAACCCGTGATAGATGAGTTTTTTCCATTCACCTCTGTTTCTTTTTTCAATGAGAAAGAGACCAAAAGGAGCCACCCAAACAAAAAATGGTAGGTTTAAGGGAGCAAAAGAAAGGAAGGAAAATACAGCGGTGAGCGAATAACAAAAAACGGATATGATACCTTCGCGTGAAATTAAAAAACGTAAGAGTTTCATATCCGTTAGACTACTAAAAATAAATTACGATTTGTTGTAGTTATTGTTACCGTTTTGTACTTTTGTGAAAATCATTTTACCGGCAGCAGTTTGGATGATACTTGTGACAACCACTCTTACATCTTTTCCTACCAAGTGACCACCGTTTTCAATCACAACCATGGTTCCATCTTCCAAATAACCAATCCCTTGGTTTTCGTCCTTTCCTTCTTTGATGACGGAAATTTGGAACTCTTCACCAGGAAGTACCACTGGTTTGAGTGCATTTGCAAGATTGTTTAAGTTCAGAACACGAACTCCTTGTAACTCGGCAACTTTGTTTAGGTTGAAGTCGTTAGTGACAACTGCTCCACCTGTATCACGTGCTAGTTTGACAAGTTTTGCATCCACTTCTCTTGTGTCTGAATAATCGGTATAAGTGATCTTAACTTCGATGGAACCCTTTCTTTGGAGTTTGTTTAACATCTCAAGACCACGTCTTCCGCGAGCCCTTTTGATTGGATCCGATGAATCAGAGATCAGTTGGATCTCACGTAACACAAAGTTTGGAAGGATGAGTGGACCATCTAGAAAATGAGTGTCAGCAATATCTAAAATACGACCATCGATCACAACAGAAGTATCTAAAATTTTATCTTTGATTTGGGTATTGGCAGTATCTAAACCGGGAATTTGAAAACTAGAACCCGCGGCCCCACTTCCGCCACCAAAAATACCAAGGCCTGGTTTTTTTGCAAAAGCCACTCCGGTTTTGATTCCTGTTAAGAAAAAAAGAACCGCAACAAAAATAGCAATGGATTTATATCCGTAATCGTTTAAGAGACTGATAGGAAATGCAGCAATGGACAATCCAAGAAGGGCGCCAACGCTTGCACAAAGTACTAGATCTGCTTTGATTTCAGGGAATAATTTTCTTTCACCTAATACGAGCACTAGGGAATAAATGAAAATGATTCCAGCAAGTACCCCCGCCAAAACGAGGTTTTGCGATTCCGAATATAAGAAGAAAAACGACACCGAAGAGACTAAAATTGTCCCAAGGGCTGAAAGTAAATGTTTCATAACTCAATCCTTGTAAAAGAGTTGAGTAAAACGGAAGTTTATTCTAAATCTAGATCATCATCCAATTCTTTTGGAGGCGGTGCTGGAGCCAATCCCTGAACCGAAGCCGCTAACACATCAGAAACGATGTTTCCTGCTTCTTCCTGGGGTACACCTTTACTAAGTGCAATTTCCATCTTTACTAAATTATAGGCACTCTCATAGAGTTTTCTTTCCATAATGGAAAGTTCTTTGCCATAGGCACGTCTGTAAAGATTACGGCAAACATCAGCCACCTCGAAAATGGAACCAGATTTGATCTTGTTCATATTGTTCTGGTAACGGACTTTCCAGTCCTCTTCCGTGTCGACCTCATCCTTTTTTAGGAGAGTGAGAACTTTTTTGATCTCTTTTTTATCAATGATCGACCGGATACCCACATCCATTGCGCGATCCACTGGGATAGAGACCTTCATTTTGGAACCTTGAATTTCCAAACTGTAACAGTCTTTTTTCTTTCCCAGAATCAGCTTTTTAGCAACTTCTGTGACTTCACCTACTCCATGGATAGGGTATACAACGTAATCCCCTACCTTGAATTTAGGCTCTTTAGTTTTTTCGTTTAGTTTTTTTGTAGCCAAGTAAGTATAATAACTTCCGTAAATACTCTTGCCCTGATTATACCTGGAAATTGACGAATGTCAAGGAAGTTGGTAAAAATAGTTTAGAATCGAATGGTTTTTACTTGAGCATCGGTAAGTGAAGGGAGTTTTGCTTTAACCGCTTCCAAGGTTTCCTTGGCATCATCCAAACGATAGAAATAACCTGCAAAAAGTTTACCAGTAGAGGTACGAAAGATCCGTCCTTTTAAGCTAGGATTTGTATCAATGAGTTGTTTTCCGACTGCCACTGCTTCTTCCGGTGTGAAATCCCCAATTTGTACCATATAGTTGATTTGGTCATTTTTAGGAGGGAATTTCAAAGTGGCTGGAAACGGGGATCCAGAGGGTGAATCAGTTCCTTGTGAACGTGTTTCTTCCTGGTTTCCTCCATCTTCCTTGGATTCAGCCAATTGGGGTGCTGGTAATTTGTGAGAACCTACATTCGAAAAAGAAGTTTCCGAGTTTTCTTTGAATTTGGTTTCCTTTTGTCCGAGTTGGATTCCGACCACCATACCAGAGGTAAAAAGTAAGATTCCACCGATAAGAAGGATGAATGCTGATTTCGGTTTTTGGGAGGTTCCTAAATAAGATGGTGCTTGCGGAGAATAGGAGGGAACCTCGCCCTCAAAGGGTCGGCCGGATCTAAGCTTTCTTGAATAATCTATATTTTGCATGGGTGTTCCGGAATCTCTATTACTCTAATTGTCGGACACGTTTTCCAAAAAATAGAATGATTTTTGATGAAATCTTACCCGATTAGAATGTGAAGAAAAGTAAGATAGTTAAGGGTAAACAATCATCGAGAAAAGAATTTGCACGAAATTCAATTATAACTAGTTTCAGTTTCTATGACCAAGATACTAAAGAATATCGCAAAATTAGCATTATTTACGACAACCTTACTGACAATAGGTTGTGCCACTATGTTCAAGCCAACCACTCACGTTCCCATAAAAGTGTATGCGGATCAATTAGAAGCCAGTATTTATCTAGATGATCAAAAGGTAAGTGAGTCGTTTCACCAAATAGAATACCCTGTGAAGTCAGATAAAACATTTAACTATCGAATTGAAAAAAATGGGTTCGAACCAAAAACAATTATTATCGAAAAGAAATTCAATACATTTGCATATTTAAATTTATTAACTTTTTTATTTTCACCCGTATTATTTTTAATCGATCATTCTAACGATGCACTTTTTGTTTATAAATCACCAAGTGAAAACATCAAACTGGAAGTGAATGTAAATTTTAAAGAAAAAACAGATACTACAACTTACAGAAAATTTGAATCAGAACGGGATAAATTAAAAAACAACAAAGGACTCATTCAATTCAATGGATATGTGACCGGAGTTCTAGTAAAAGATAGTGATGGTAAAGAATATGATCTTAAATCTGCACCATTTTTGTTTTCACCTGGCAATTTTGAGGTTCAATCGAAGTTTTATACTACTTTTAAGAAAGATGGATATCAACATACTTACACAGCAAAAACAGCTATCACAAGCAAACTAACTTTACAACCAGCATCTGCAACCGTTGTATGTACGGATTTTGATAATGCAAAAAACATAACGATACATACCCTAGTTTCTTCAGGGAAACCAAATCCTTACCTAGCATCTGAGTCGGTTTTAAAAGGTTTCGAAATTTTTAGATATTGCCCAAGATCTAACTTTATGAAATCTTTTGACATATAGTTGAAAAATCTATTTTCAATTTCCAAAAGTTGGATCATTTGTTACAAAACATGATTCCTTCAAATATCGATTGAAAAATTCCAAATTCATAGAAAATTGGAAACAGTTTTCTATGAATTGCCCACTGTGCGAATCTACTTCAAATCCCTTTCACAAAACCAAATTCCGAAATTATTTACGTTGTACAAGTTGTATGTCTATATTTATCGAAAAAAGTTTTTTGCCTACAAAAGACGAAGAAAACAAAAGGTACCTAGAACATAAAAATGATGTATATGATCTCAAATACCAAAACTTTCTAAAACCCATCGTCGAAAAAGTCCTTCAATTTCAGAAACCAGATGATGAAGGATTAGATTTTGGTGCGGGATCACATTCCGCTATTGAATATCTTTTAAAACAAAACGGTTATTCGATTTGTATATACGATCCCTTTTTCCATCCTTATAACAACAATCTATTAAAAACCTATGATTATATCACTCTGACAGAAGTGGTGGAACATTTTCATTCCCCAAAACTAGAGTTCCAAAAACTAAAGGGATTACTAAACCCGAATGGGTCGTTATATATCTTAACCCATCCTTATGATGATGAAATAGACTTTGAAAACTGGTATTATAAAAACGACAAAACACATACTTTCTTTTATACAAAAGAATCTTTTGAATGGATATTAAATCATTATGGATTTAAAAACTTAGAAATTGAGGGTCGAATCATTCAATTCCAAAAGTAGAATCTCCGCGTTTGCCAAGAAGGCCAATGGACTAAGGAAGACCCATCAAAGTGGAAATATCGCTAACATTTAGTTGGCGACCTTTAAAAAACCAAATATCATCCATCCTGCCTGTAAAATATTGATTTGCATACGCATAACCAATATTCAATGGTGTTCCGTTATACCATTGGTTAGGTGAATTACCGGTTGTACAACCAGCGAAGGAACCAAAATTTGCAGTAGTGCCGGCACTCAGACCGTTGACCCAAATTGTTCCTTGGCGAGTGGTTCCATTGTGAACATAGACAATATGAGTCCATACATTTGCAGATACAACAGAGGAAGAACTCACCGATATACCATCTGAGTTATACCCGCTAGCCACCCAATATGCACTAAATTCTGGGTTCCCTGTTGGATTCAAAACAACTGTGATTCCAGGATTGCCGCCCGGTGAACCTTGGAATCCTAAAATTCTGTTATTATAAACCACATTTGTATAGATCCATAATGCGATCGTAAAATCTTCATGGCAAAGGGGAAGAAAGTTACTGGCAAACAATTGATTGGTTCCGTTGAAAGATGCACTACCATTTGTTAGGTTAGAATGACCAATAGTATAAGAAGGTCCCAAAGTCACAGGCCATACTCCACCGGGGAAATAACCATGACGTGCGTTTCCGCTCATATCCATGAAGTTTCCATCAAGAGGATACCAAGCGTAAAGTCCCGAAACAAGTGAATCTGGAATTTGGTAGCTACGTTCCGTACTGACGTTTTTAGGAATACAATTTCCTTCCAATAAACATTGTAATATTTTAGTTTCCCGATAAGAACTGCTTTCATAGTCCCCTGTATTATTAAAAGAATTCGGCTTACAAAAGAAAGTGAAACTAAAAACAAATGCCAATACTGTGATCCGTTCTGTGATTCGGAAATGATGACTCCGCATAAAACCAAAGCATATCCGAAATTATGGATTCGTCGTCCGGAGATATATTTTTGGACATTTTTTCCACTTGCCCAATTGTTCCTTCCCTTAGAAAACTTATGGTGATGTGGTTCAAGTCTTGTTTTTTCATCTATATTAGTTTATTTATCTGCAATTGTTCTTATTTTTACGAAAACAACATCACAAACCAATTTGAATATTATGAGGACAGCACCCATAACATTGATATTTCCAATATAGATTCTGTGCCAAAGTGGAATCAAATTCAAGGAAACACGATTAACTTTCATTACACAAAAAGTGCCATATGGCTAAGAGCTCGCGCTTCTAATGAGACCTTCAAAGCAGGGAGTATACTCTCTTTTGAATGGAGAGTTCTTGATGATATTAAATTATATTTTCCAAATGCAAGAAAGTCTTATAACGAATATCGAACTGGCGACAGTTATCCAAAATCAAGTTGGGCCTTACCGGAAGCTCTGAATCCGAGTTTTCGCATTCCCAAAGAACCAACGGATAGATATTTTTACATACAACTACAATCGAGTTCTTTGATTTCGTTTCCTATTCTACTACTAAAAGAAAACGAATTCCAAAATAAAATCCTTGTCGAATCATCTGCTACTTGGTCCATTTTATGTTTCTCTTGCGTCATGTTAATCATTAGTATTTTTTATACTTTAGCATTTCGATTACGTGAATTTTTTTACTATTCTATCTATGTCATAACGAATACAATGTGGTGTAATACCCAATTCGGTAATTCCTTTCATAGTTTTTGGCCAAACGCAATCTGGTGGCAAGGTAAAGCTATTTTGTTCTTTTTGTCTGTTGGAATTGGTGCATCGTTTCAATTCACTAGGTTATTTTTAGAAACAAAAACAAAAACACCATTCACAGATAAAATATTAAAAACTTTAGCAGCCATTGGGCTTATCTCGGCCATAGGAGTTTTATTCACAGAAGAGTATTCTTTTTTCTCCAAAGTAATCAATTTAACTTATATAGTTTCGATTCCTTTGATTCTACTAACAGGAATTAAAGTTTTTTTAATGGGAGAAAAAAGGATTATTTTTTTCTTAACCAGTTGGGGATTGTACTTTTTTTTCGGATACATTACTATTTTTTATCATTTAGGAATTACGAATTACTCTTTATTAGCTGTTTATGGACCAGCATTTGCCTTCCAATTGGATCTATTTTTTTTATTATTCAATTTATTTCAAAAATACCAAGACTTAATACTAAATAGAAACAGTATTTTAGAAAGGATGTTTACCCTTGAATCAGACCAAAAAAATAAATACACAAAATCGAAGTTAGAAAAAATAGATTATAATCATTATTTACAAAAACTAGAATTGTGGATGAAGGAAGAAAAACC
This genomic interval carries:
- a CDS encoding PIN/TRAM domain-containing protein gives rise to the protein MKHLLSALGTILVSSVSFFFLYSESQNLVLAGVLAGIIFIYSLVLVLGERKLFPEIKADLVLCASVGALLGLSIAAFPISLLNDYGYKSIAIFVAVLFFLTGIKTGVAFAKKPGLGIFGGGSGAAGSSFQIPGLDTANTQIKDKILDTSVVIDGRILDIADTHFLDGPLILPNFVLREIQLISDSSDPIKRARGRRGLEMLNKLQRKGSIEVKITYTDYSDTREVDAKLVKLARDTGGAVVTNDFNLNKVAELQGVRVLNLNNLANALKPVVLPGEEFQISVIKEGKDENQGIGYLEDGTMVVIENGGHLVGKDVRVVVTSIIQTAAGKMIFTKVQNGNNNYNKS
- a CDS encoding apolipoprotein N-acyltransferase, encoding MKLLRFLISREGIISVFCYSLTAVFSFLSFAPLNLPFFVWVAPFGLFLIEKRNRGEWKKLIYHGFGFSILFYLVSFHWVYHMTTVFGGFDWYLAVPIFIGSAILLNFKFPVYLLVFSFLAKRVGKFFPVIASVSILFAEFFTPQVFPWYFGNVVAENQILAQNAEYASAYGLSAFLFFVSYYLFSFRKPKTFFRLLTNFLSKHKGFQKKILFGGLSFVLVLILFFGNGFYLFQKWSKVKPISEREVLVVQPNAPLEFRDGRNPVEEIRNLMTRIDSIVERELAEKPVDLVVLPESGIPFFTTHDTEITRYSRIYWHQFESLMAILALRHGTNLFYNELDADVVPEALPGRFSRRDVRMYNSSVLMNPNGERRNSYQKVFLLIFGEYMPFEWMYALSGQTGQFAPGTSLSLIPYYEARKTPSSQTKNLHFEDTVTIGPAGVREYYSKDKTEEKQIGSFLPLICYEVIISEFVRKFSGDPDFIVNVTNDKWYGNSVETYQHHTLGRLRAIEFRKWIVRSTNSGTSVFTDHLGSNVDNDFTPIETSAVIRKKVQVIPGEMTFYRLYGNLLSYLYMGIVGLVFYFYVKRNS
- a CDS encoding 7TM-DISM domain-containing protein, whose protein sequence is MDIFSTCPIVPSLRKLMVMWFKSCFFIYISLFICNCSYFYENNITNQFEYYEDSTHNIDISNIDSVPKWNQIQGNTINFHYTKSAIWLRARASNETFKAGSILSFEWRVLDDIKLYFPNARKSYNEYRTGDSYPKSSWALPEALNPSFRIPKEPTDRYFYIQLQSSSLISFPILLLKENEFQNKILVESSATWSILCFSCVMLIISIFYTLAFRLREFFYYSIYVITNTMWCNTQFGNSFHSFWPNAIWWQGKAILFFLSVGIGASFQFTRLFLETKTKTPFTDKILKTLAAIGLISAIGVLFTEEYSFFSKVINLTYIVSIPLILLTGIKVFLMGEKRIIFFLTSWGLYFFFGYITIFYHLGITNYSLLAVYGPAFAFQLDLFFLLFNLFQKYQDLILNRNSILERMFTLESDQKNKYTKSKLEKIDYNHYLQKLELWMKEEKPYLDEKLDLEKTSIAIGLNIQQTSELINAKLKLSFRSYINSYRISEAKQILKNNPSVSVLSVAYETGFGSKSSFNSEFKKSTGITPLDFRKKQRVD
- a CDS encoding LEPBI_I2678 family protein, which encodes MTKILKNIAKLALFTTTLLTIGCATMFKPTTHVPIKVYADQLEASIYLDDQKVSESFHQIEYPVKSDKTFNYRIEKNGFEPKTIIIEKKFNTFAYLNLLTFLFSPVLFLIDHSNDALFVYKSPSENIKLEVNVNFKEKTDTTTYRKFESERDKLKNNKGLIQFNGYVTGVLVKDSDGKEYDLKSAPFLFSPGNFEVQSKFYTTFKKDGYQHTYTAKTAITSKLTLQPASATVVCTDFDNAKNITIHTLVSSGKPNPYLASESVLKGFEIFRYCPRSNFMKSFDI
- a CDS encoding CarD family transcriptional regulator, yielding MATKKLNEKTKEPKFKVGDYVVYPIHGVGEVTEVAKKLILGKKKDCYSLEIQGSKMKVSIPVDRAMDVGIRSIIDKKEIKKVLTLLKKDEVDTEEDWKVRYQNNMNKIKSGSIFEVADVCRNLYRRAYGKELSIMERKLYESAYNLVKMEIALSKGVPQEEAGNIVSDVLAASVQGLAPAPPPKELDDDLDLE
- a CDS encoding class I SAM-dependent methyltransferase yields the protein MNCPLCESTSNPFHKTKFRNYLRCTSCMSIFIEKSFLPTKDEENKRYLEHKNDVYDLKYQNFLKPIVEKVLQFQKPDDEGLDFGAGSHSAIEYLLKQNGYSICIYDPFFHPYNNNLLKTYDYITLTEVVEHFHSPKLEFQKLKGLLNPNGSLYILTHPYDDEIDFENWYYKNDKTHTFFYTKESFEWILNHYGFKNLEIEGRIIQFQK
- a CDS encoding LamG domain-containing protein yields the protein MRSHHFRITERITVLAFVFSFTFFCKPNSFNNTGDYESSSYRETKILQCLLEGNCIPKNVSTERSYQIPDSLVSGLYAWYPLDGNFMDMSGNARHGYFPGGVWPVTLGPSYTIGHSNLTNGSASFNGTNQLFASNFLPLCHEDFTIALWIYTNVVYNNRILGFQGSPGGNPGITVVLNPTGNPEFSAYWVASGYNSDGISVSSSSVVSANVWTHIVYVHNGTTRQGTIWVNGLSAGTTANFGSFAGCTTGNSPNQWYNGTPLNIGYAYANQYFTGRMDDIWFFKGRQLNVSDISTLMGLP